In one Vicugna pacos chromosome 22, VicPac4, whole genome shotgun sequence genomic region, the following are encoded:
- the LOC107033704 gene encoding adenylate kinase isoenzyme 1 isoform X1 gives MGQTSLEITVWWKRQPQKMRSTNQEEPGATEGCPRERADILKSPLIIFVMGGPGCGKGTQCKNMATKNGFCHVGLGQLLRQEAQRGTRRGQKIRYLMLQGLLVPTGVILDMISDHMLSCPESRGFLIDGFPRGAEAGQRV, from the exons ATGGGGCAGACCAGCTTGGAGATTACAGTGTGGTGGAAGAGACAGCCTCAGAAAATGAGATCTACAAACCAGGAGGAACCGGGTGCCACTGAGGGCTGCCCCAGGGAAAGAGCAG ACATCCTCAAGTCCCCCCTGATCATCTTCGTGATGGGTGGTCCTGGCTGCGGCAAAGGGACACAGTGCAAGAACATGGCAACTAAGAACGGCTTCTGCCACGTGGGGCTGGGCCAGCTGCTGCGGCAGGAGGCCCAGCGGGGCACCCGGCGGGGCCAGAAGATCCGTTACCTCATGCTGCAGGGACTCCTGGTGCCCACG ggtGTCATCCTTGATATGATCAGCGACCACATGCTGTCCTGCCCGGAGAGCCGGGGCTTCCTCATCGACGGCTTCCCCCGGGGGGCTGAGGCAGGCCAAAGAGTTTGA
- the LOC107033704 gene encoding adenylate kinase isoenzyme 1 isoform X3 has translation MIGPGALVTLNRARRDILKSPLIIFVMGGPGCGKGTQCKNMATKNGFCHVGLGQLLRQEAQRGTRRGQKIRYLMLQGLLVPTGVILDMISDHMLSCPESRGFLIDGFPRGAEAGQRV, from the exons ATGATCGGGCCAGGGGCCCTTGTGACGTTGAACCGAGCCAGGAGGG ACATCCTCAAGTCCCCCCTGATCATCTTCGTGATGGGTGGTCCTGGCTGCGGCAAAGGGACACAGTGCAAGAACATGGCAACTAAGAACGGCTTCTGCCACGTGGGGCTGGGCCAGCTGCTGCGGCAGGAGGCCCAGCGGGGCACCCGGCGGGGCCAGAAGATCCGTTACCTCATGCTGCAGGGACTCCTGGTGCCCACG ggtGTCATCCTTGATATGATCAGCGACCACATGCTGTCCTGCCCGGAGAGCCGGGGCTTCCTCATCGACGGCTTCCCCCGGGGGGCTGAGGCAGGCCAAAGAGTTTGA
- the LOC107033704 gene encoding adenylate kinase isoenzyme 1 isoform X2 has product MGLCKSKLSQMGRPLRPQEKDILKSPLIIFVMGGPGCGKGTQCKNMATKNGFCHVGLGQLLRQEAQRGTRRGQKIRYLMLQGLLVPTGVILDMISDHMLSCPESRGFLIDGFPRGAEAGQRV; this is encoded by the exons ATGGGTCTGTGCAAGTCCAAGCTGTCCCAGATGGGCAGGCCTCTAAGGCCCCAGGAGAAGG ACATCCTCAAGTCCCCCCTGATCATCTTCGTGATGGGTGGTCCTGGCTGCGGCAAAGGGACACAGTGCAAGAACATGGCAACTAAGAACGGCTTCTGCCACGTGGGGCTGGGCCAGCTGCTGCGGCAGGAGGCCCAGCGGGGCACCCGGCGGGGCCAGAAGATCCGTTACCTCATGCTGCAGGGACTCCTGGTGCCCACG ggtGTCATCCTTGATATGATCAGCGACCACATGCTGTCCTGCCCGGAGAGCCGGGGCTTCCTCATCGACGGCTTCCCCCGGGGGGCTGAGGCAGGCCAAAGAGTTTGA